CTGCATCGCCGTCTGCGGTGAGGGCGTACCGGTCTGGCTCCTGCTCGGTCGACGACGAGTCGCCGGAGGCTACCGGGCGGCTGGTACCCGAACGCGGCCGGTCTCCGTCGAACCGGATCAAGCCCGCTCCGGCCAGCGCCAGTGCCTCTCGATTGACCGCAGGTCCCGGCAGGCGCAGGTGATCAGCCAGGTCGGCCAGGCCCATGCCCTGGTGCCGCCCCATCCTGAACAGCAGCCAGACGGCGGGCGGCTCCAGGTTCACATCCGCACGTTCAGCCAGGGTGCGGTAGATCTGGGCCCGGTTCTCCCGAGCGGTGAGCACGCTGAGGGCCCGGGCGAGCTCGTCTTGTGAGCCACGGGTGTGAGGGATCGCGGTGGGAGCCAGGGTGTCGGCGGGATCGGGAGCGCGGGTGGTGGTGCGCAGGGTGAGCTCGGGCAGGAGCCAGGCGAGCAGGAACGCCACCCCGGCGATAGGCACGGCGACCAGGAACACCGGCCGCAGCGAGGCGGCGTAGGCGTCGATGAAGCCGGTGCGCACGGCGGAAGGCAGCTGGGCCAGCTGGGCCGGGCTTACCCCGCCCGTCCCCGACAGCCCGGCCGGAAGGGACACGTGGCCGAGAAAGCGGGTGAGGTTGCCGACCAGCACGTTGGCGAAGATGGCGCCGAACACAGCCACCCCGAAGGACCCTCCAATGGAGCGAAAGAAGGTGACGCCCGAGGTTGCCGTGCCCAGGTCCTGGTAATCCACCGAGTTCTGGATGGCGATGACCAGCACCTGGATGACCGAACCGATGCCGAGGCCGAGGACCAGCATGGCCAGGCTGGCTTGGAGCGTCCCGGTGGTCGGGGTCAGCTGGGACAGCAGAAAGAGCCCGAGCGCCATCAGCGCGGTGCCCACGATCGGGAAGACCTTGTAGCGGCCCCAGCGGCTGATGGCCTGGCCGCTGCCGATCGACGTGAGGAGGAGCCCGCCCACGAGCGGCAGCAGGTGCACCCCGGAGAGCGTGGGGCTCACCCCCTTCACCACCTGCTGGTAGAGGGGCAGATAGGTGATGGCCCCGAACATGGCAAAACCCACGGCGAAGCCCAGGGCGCCGGTGACGACGAATGTCCGGTTGGCGAACATCCGGGGCGGGATGATCGCCTCCGCCGCCCCTCGCTCGACCCGAGCGAAGACCACCAGCAGCGCCAACCCAGCCACGCCCAAGATCACGATGGGGGCCGACCCCCACGCAAAGCTGGTGCCGCCAAGGCTGGTGAGCAGCACCAGTGAGGTGGCCCCGAGGGCCAGGAGGGCGGCACCGGCGTAGTCGATGACGTGATGGACCCGTTGGCCGGCGGCCGGCAGAGCGATGGCCGTCACCACCAAGGCCACGATGCCGATGGGCACGTTGATGTAGAAGATCCAGTGGTAGGACAGGTTGTCGACGAAGAAGCCCCCCAGCAGCGGGCCGAGCACGCTGGACACGCCGAAGACGGCTCCGAAGAGCCCCTGGTAGCGGCCCCGCTCCCGAGGCGACACGATGTCGCCGACGCTGGCCTGGGCACCGACGATGAGGCCACCCGCGCCCAGACCCTGGATGGCCCGGAAGCCGATGAGCACGTCCAGGCTCTGGGCGAGGCCGGCCAGGATGGAGCCGACGAGGAAGATGACGATCGCGGCCTGGAAGAAGATCTTGCGGCCGTAGAGGTCGCCGAGCTTGCCCCAGATCGGGGTCGACACGGTGGAGGCCAGGAGGTAGGCCGTCACCACGAAGGACAGGTGGGACAGCCCGTGGAGATCGCCGGCGATGGTCGGCAGGGCCGTCGCCACGATGGTCTGGTCGAGGGCGGCCAGCAACAGCCCTATGAGCAGGGCACCGATGATCAGCCACAGCCGGCGCCTGCTCAGCTCGAGCTCAGGGCTGCCCCCCTGTCCGGCTGTCGAGACCGTGCTCGACATGGACCGCGAGCCTAGAGATCTGCGGCGGACCTCACCAGAGCCGACATCCGCTGATTGGACCCCAGGCGCTCAGTTGGTCGAGAACGCCTCCCCGTAGATGGTGTCGATGGCCCGCTCTCGCCGCCCGCGATCCCGGGCGTGCTCTGACGCTATCCACTCCGAATCGTCGTCGGAGCGGACGACGAGAACCGAGCCCTTGAAGTGGTGGACGACAGCGGTCGCCACCGATCCGAGCAGGACGCTGGCTGGCGCACTGTGAGGCCGGCCACCGACCACGATGTACAGCGCCGAGCGCTCCTCGGCCGCCTCGATCAGCTCACGGGCGGGCTCGCCGGCGCCCGGAGGGCCGGCGCTCGACGACTGGGCCGAGCGGTTGGTCGATCTCGTGCAGCGCTCGCTGCAGCCGAGCTGACGTCCACCCGCCTGCCCGTCACTCCCCCTGACGCAGGAGGAGCTCGGCGTACCTCGAGTCGTGCAGGTACTCGCTCAGACGCGGCTGCTCACCGCCCCCGAGGGCTTCGAGAAGCAGGTACAGGCTTTCGAGGGCCTCAGATCCGACCTCGGCGCGCAACTGGCGCTCGATGCCCCGAGCCGCCTTGCGCTGCGCCGCGAGGAACGTTGTGGCCCGCGGGGTGAGCTTGACGACCTTCTCTCTCGCGTCCGTCGCCGAAGGTCTGAGCGTCACGTACCGGCGATCACGGAGGCTGGCGACGATCTTGCTCGCACCTTGTCGCGTGATTCCCAGCTCCCGACCGATCTGTGAGATCGTCGCGTCGTCGGAGGTGGAGCAGATGCGCAGCACCCGCCCGTCAGGGAAGCCGCGGTCACCAAAGCCAGCTGCAGCCAGTTCCGCGTCTAGTCGACGCCGATAGCCGACCCACGCCTGGCGGAGAGCGGGGCCCAGACCTGGCTGTCGGGGTTTCGGCTGCGTGCTCCTGTCCCGTCTGCCTGCTGGTGAAGCCGCGCCGCTGGGGCTCATGGGCACTCAGCTCCCCTACCAGCCAGGCATATCGACAACCATAGTTGACATTTTACCAGGGGAAGATCTTGAACACGGCGGTGATGCTGGGGCCGATCACGCCGACGGCTGACCGCGGAGGCGCAACGACAGACGACGACGAAGTCGCGCCGGCTTCGCTCGTGGAACGAAGCCAGCGCCGGACCGTCAGGGGACCGTGGCGGCCCACACCCGAGGCATCCTTCCCTCAGTGTGCGCCTCCCGGCGACCTCTGTCGACCCCCCCTCCCCTTTCCGTCGTCACAGGGTGGTGATGAGGCCGCCGTCGATGAGGAAGTCAGCGCCGGTGACGTTCCCTGCCCGGTCGCTGGCCAGGACGAGCACCAGATCGGCGACCTCCTGTGGAGTGGTGAACCTGCCGGTCACGGACTGAGTTGCGGCCTGCTCGGCAACCGCCTCAGCCTGACCGCCCGTCGCCCGGGCGATGGTCGCTGCGACGCCGTCGTCGCTCAGCCAGAGGGCGGTGGAGACCGGTCCCGGGCTGATCGTGTTGACCCGGACGCCTCGCGGGCCGACCTCCTTGGACAGTGCCTTGGAGAAGTTCATCAGTGCAGCCTTTGACGCGCAGTAGTCGATGATCGTCGGGTCGGGCAGGACGGCGTTCACCGAGCAGATCGTGACGATCGTCGCCTGTCCTCGCTCGAGCAGATGGGGCAGGGCGGCGCGGGTGGTGCGCACCGCGGCCAGGAAGTTGATGGTGAGGGACCGCTCCCAGTCGTCCTCGCTGAACGAGAGAAATCCGTCGAGGTGAGGGCGGACAGCTCCGACGTTGTTGACCAGTACGTCGACTCCGCCAAAGTTGTCGACCGCCTCCCGGACAAGACGCGCTGGGCCCTCCGCCGTAGCCAGGTCGGCCAGCACAGGATGAACGGGCGCCCTGGCAGCGAGCTGCGACAGCTCATCGCTCGGGCCTCGGGCCCCGGCGGCGACGATCACACCCTCGTCGGCGAGCCCCTGGGTGATCGCCAGGCCGATCCCTTTGCTCGCGCCGGTGACAACGGCGACCTTGCCGGACAGATGAAGATCCATGGACGGCCCCCCGGGTCCCCCTACTCCGACGCCAGAACCGCTGGCGCTCGCATCCGAAACCTATCGCGGCCCCCTTGGCGGCGCGTGGAATTGGCGCCTGCAGAGCCGGCCGACGACTTGGGCCCTTGGTTCAGAGTCCGTACAGAGATGCTGCGTTGCCAGCGACCACGAGGCTCCGCTCGTCCTCAGGGATGCCCTCGAAGTTCTTCTCCACGATGGTCTGCGAGTTCGGCCACGACGTGGCCGGATGCGGGAAGTCCGTCGACCACATGATCCGGTCCACGCCGAGGTCGTGCCGATGCTGGAGGCCACGGGGATCGTCCACGAACGTGAGGTACATCTGGCGGTGAAAATATGCGCTCGGCTTGTCGTCGATCGCCGGGAAGTCGTACGGCCCCGCCGCCATTGAATCGAGCGTGTCGAGATAGAAGGGAACCCAACCGAGGCCCGGCTCGACCAGGACGATCCTGAGGTCCGGGAACCGAGCGAGGACGCCCGGAAGAATCCAGAAGCCGATCGTCTCGGCGAGTCGGAGGGCTGGCTGGGATGTGAAGATCGCCTTCTGCGGCGTTGGATCGCGGCGAAGCAGCTCCCACAACGACGCAACGAGTCCGAGGTGCTGGCTGATTGCCATGCCAGTCTCGGAGATGGCCGCCCACACCGGGTCGTAACGCTCGTCGTGATACTCGGGTAGCCCAACCTCGGCAGGGAACGTCGGGATGTGGACGGCTCGAGCTCCGTCGGCCGCAAGCGCATGCACCTGCTTCACGGCATAGCCGATGTCGATGAGAGGCACCTGGTACGCGGGGAGCAGACGGGTCGAGTCCGCCGATGCGAACTCCAACAAGACCCGGTTGAATGCGTCAGACGCCTCCCTCCATCCCTCCCGCATGAGAGGGTAGTGACGGAAGGCGCTCACCTCGCTGTACAGGACCTCGGCGTCCACGCCGTCGCGGTCCATGGCCTTCAGTCGCTCGCCTGGATCATGGTAGCCAGGGTTCGAGAAGGCCTCGTGGCTGAAACCGGCAGCCAGGACACCGGGATCAATGCCACCGAGCTCGCGAACGTGCTGGGCCCGCTCGGTCGCCACGGCATCATCCCAAGCGGCGTGGTACTTGGAGGGCATTCCCTCCTTGATGGCGTCCGGGGCGATCTTGACATGGGAGTCAACCGAGATCAGTCGTGTGGTCATTTGCCATCTCCTTGCGGATCGCAGCTCACCTCGCCTCGACGGGAGCGTCGAGGATGACGCCGTTTGCCGCCAGGGCGTCCACCTCGGCCCCGCTGTAGCCGTGGTCCAGCAGGAGCTCCCGGGTGTGCTCGCCGCACATGCACGGGCCGCGCTGGACCACGCCGGAGGTGCTGGACAGGTTGACCAGCAGACCGGGATCTTCGAAGCGCCCGACATTGCCAGCCCGGGTCTCGGCCACCAATCCTGCGGCGCGCGCCTTGGGGTCGTCGAAAAGGTTTCGACAGAAAGTCTCGTCCACGAGCTCCACCGGGATGCCCGCCTCATCCAGCGTGGCGAACCACGCCTTCGCCGGTCGCTCGCGGAGACGGGTCTCGAGAAGACGAGCGATCGACGAGGGATCATGGACGACAGACTCGGGTGCTCCAATCGCCGTAGCCAACTTTTCCCGATCCTCTCGCCGCACGGCAGCCAGGAAGACCCAACCATCGTCGGCGCACTGATACAGCCGGTAGAAGGGAGACAGACCGTGCTGCTGACCATCGACGTGGCCCCAGTCGGCGGGCTCCCCGTCTTCGTGTATCCACGCGTACGATGTATGGAGGAGCCCCGCGTTCACGATCGAGGTGCTCACCTCCTGACCTCCCCCGGTCTTCTCGCGGTGGTACAGGGCAGCCGTGATGGCAATAGCCGCCAGCAGCGCGTTGCCCGTATCGCCCATGTTCGACCGGGGCCAGAGCGGTGGGTTACCGGCATCGCAGGCTCCGTCTTCCCACTCGACGCCGGTGAGCGCGGATGCGCTCTGATCGGTGCCGGGAAGGTCCGACCGCGGCCCCTTCTCGTAGCCGCGGGTGTTGCAGTAGACCAGGTCCGGAAACCGGACCCGCAGCGTGTCGTAGTCCAGCCGGAGGCGAGCCGCCGCACCCGGACGCCAGTTCGTCGTGAACACATCAGCGCGTGCGAGAAACCTGTCGAGGACAGCGCGGCCGCGCTCGTCCTTGAGGTTCACGGCGATGCTCCGCTTGCCCCGGTTGGTACCGAGACCCATGTGCGTGCCGGCCCAGAACCCGTCGTGCAGCGCGTGCACCTTGATGACGTCTGCGCCCAGGTCGGCGAGCACCCTGCCCGCGAACGGACCGGCGACGCCAAGCCCCAGGTCGAGGACGCGCACGCCCTGCAAGGGATGCGCCAGCGAACGCCCGCTCGGCCCCCGCGGCGGGGCGCCCGGCGATGCTGTGGCCGCCTCGTCCAGCACCTCCGCCGTCTGCTCACCAGATCGGGGTGCTGGCCCGGTCACCGGGCCAGCCGTATCGCTCAGCTCGAGCACGTTTCCCACGTGGCGAATCCGCCCGACCTCTGGATCCTCGATCTCGACGACGCAGCCATCAGCGCGAAACGCCTCGTCGGCCAGAGCTTCCGCAGGCGAGCGCACCATGGCCACGCCCATCTGGGCCTCAGCTCCTGCCTGCACCCATGACGCCGACCGATGTTTCTTGAACGCCTCGGCGAGCTGGGGATGAAGGAACAGGCCCGTCAGGAGGCCCTCCGCGTCCATCGACAGGCGGTCAGGGTCGTCCCGATACGCGGTGTCAAGGGTCATGGGCTTCAACTCGTCACCCTCGGCGGACCCCAGCACCCAGCTCGGGCGGACCGTCCAGTGGTGAACCCATCGACCGTCCGCGCACTCGTAGAGGCCCTCGATCGACCGGGAGTCCGCCGGCCACATCCAGTACAAGGGAGCGTCTGGATGTTCGACGCGCTGCCAATTGAGGCACACTGCCGCCAAGGCTCCCTGCAACAGCGATGTCTCGACCGCTTGGCCCTCGCCGGACACCTCCCGAGCTCGCAGCGCGGCCGCCACACCGAGCGTTGCGAAGTACATCGCCCCAATGCTCGGCCACGGCGTCCGCGGGAAGATGGGACCGGTCCGACCCGCCCCCCGCACTAGACCCTCCGGGGTGTCGAACTCCGGATACGGTCCGTAGGAGCCTCGGATGTACTCCATGGGGGTCCCCCTGCGGCCCCGCTGGTCGTAGAGCAGGCCCGTGCGGGCGGCCACCAGCCCGTCATACCCGGGGCGGTCGCTGTGCTCGTTGTCGTGCCCGTACCCCGTGATCGAGCAGGTGATCAACCTGGGGTTGTCCTTCGCCAAGGTTGGCCGATCGACTCCGAGTCTCGCCGCCGTTCCCGGAGAGAAGCTCTCGACGACGAGGTCGGCTCGGGAAGCCAGCGACATGAACGCGCCGCGCCCGTCGGCGGAGCCGAGGTCCAGACGGGCGCTTCGCTTCCCGCGGTGCCATACGCGGTACCCCGCCTGGGATGCGAATGGGTCTCCCCCCGGCGGCTCGATCCGGGTCACCTGGGCGCCGTTGTCGGCGAGGATCATCGTCGTCATCGGCCCGGCGATCCCCCAGGAGAGATCGAGCACCCGCAGCCCGTCGAATACCCCGCTCACGCCTTCCCCTCACTCATCCTCAGATGCCATCGTACATAGTATACGCTATGGCTTGCCGGCCTGGCCAGCAGCGAGATGGCGCCACCGACACCCTCTAGCAGGTGGGAGACGGGATGAAGATTCTGGGATTCAACCGCGTCGAGTTGCTCATGTCGACCGAGGACCTCAACGACGCCGTTCATAGGTTCAACGAGCTGCTCGGGACGTCATTCGCCCCGCCGCGTGTGACCGCCGATGGCGACGTCCTCACAACCACTGATTGGGAGAACAAGGTCGAGCTCTTCGGACCAGCCCACCCCGACAGCCCCTTGATGGCCAGGATCACCGCGAAGGGCAAAGGCACCATCGGCCCGCTCGTCTGGGAGGTCGATGACATCGACGGCGCCCGCGAGTACGTCGCCAGCAAGGGCTATCGCATCCACTTCGAGTACGAGGAGCCGGGGATCAAGCAGATCATCCTCGACCCCGCCCAGTTCTACGGGTATCTCATCACCTTCATCCAGCGGTCCCACTGAGCTGGTCAGGGACACTGCAGGATGACGCCCGTCCTGCTGGCGGAGACCAGCGCCGTGCGAGCATCGTCGACTTGGTTGACCGAGACGCCGCGGAGCTGGCGGACGGCTTCGAGAGTGAGGTTCATCCCGTGTATGTATCCCTCACCAATGAGCCCTCCATTCGTGTTGCACGGCAGGCTGCCCTTCGGCCCGAGCTGCCCGTCAGCGACGAAGTCCTTCGCCTCGCCCGGACCACAGAGCCCGAGGCCCTCGAGCTGCATCAGCAGCAACGGGGAGAAGGCGTCGTAGATCATCGCCACGTCCAGGTCAGCCCGTGTGATCCCCGATCCGCGGAAGAGCCGGCGGGCCATGGCAGCCGAGCCGTCCATCACGGCGAGATCGGGGGCGTAGTGATTGCTGGCGATCTCCTCCTCGAAGAGGCCGGCGCCGGCAGCGGCGGCGACGACGACGGGACTCGGCGTGTCCGCCGCTCGGTCGCTACGAGTGATCACCAGGGCCACTGCGCCATCCGTCTCCTGACAGCAATCGAAGAGCCGCAGGGACGGCTCGGCGATCCAGCGAGAGGTCTGGTGATCCTCCAACGTGATCGGTTCGCCGTAGAAGTGGGAGTTTGGGTTGTTCGCCGAATAGGCGCGCAGCTGTACGACGGCCCGCCCGAAGTCCTCGTTCGTCACTCCGTACGTATGCATATAGCGCGTGGCGTTCAGCGACATCCAGGCCCCAGGAGTGAGCACTCCGTACGGCGTGCACCACTGCATTGCCGTCGAGCCGGAATGCTGCGATGTCGGACGGGTCCCCACCTCGGCCCGCCCGAAGCGGGCGCCGGACCGAGCCTTCACCGCCCGATAGGCGACGATCACCTCGGCTGCTCCTGATGCGACGGCTGACCCCGCGTGGAGCAGGACTCCCTGCGAGCCGCCACCGCCGTAGGGCACCCGGCTCGAGAATGCGATCTCGCCTATGCCGAGC
This genomic interval from Acidimicrobiales bacterium contains the following:
- a CDS encoding MFS transporter: MSSTVSTAGQGGSPELELSRRRLWLIIGALLIGLLLAALDQTIVATALPTIAGDLHGLSHLSFVVTAYLLASTVSTPIWGKLGDLYGRKIFFQAAIVIFLVGSILAGLAQSLDVLIGFRAIQGLGAGGLIVGAQASVGDIVSPRERGRYQGLFGAVFGVSSVLGPLLGGFFVDNLSYHWIFYINVPIGIVALVVTAIALPAAGQRVHHVIDYAGAALLALGATSLVLLTSLGGTSFAWGSAPIVILGVAGLALLVVFARVERGAAEAIIPPRMFANRTFVVTGALGFAVGFAMFGAITYLPLYQQVVKGVSPTLSGVHLLPLVGGLLLTSIGSGQAISRWGRYKVFPIVGTALMALGLFLLSQLTPTTGTLQASLAMLVLGLGIGSVIQVLVIAIQNSVDYQDLGTATSGVTFFRSIGGSFGVAVFGAIFANVLVGNLTRFLGHVSLPAGLSGTGGVSPAQLAQLPSAVRTGFIDAYAASLRPVFLVAVPIAGVAFLLAWLLPELTLRTTTRAPDPADTLAPTAIPHTRGSQDELARALSVLTARENRAQIYRTLAERADVNLEPPAVWLLFRMGRHQGMGLADLADHLRLPGPAVNREALALAGAGLIRFDGDRPRSGTSRPVASGDSSSTEQEPDRYALTADGDAALSRLMTARHQGLERLLAGWSPEQHAEVGRMVARLAADLLSDEAPHQVMDEHRSDLAGGRPGQT
- a CDS encoding helix-turn-helix domain-containing protein; its protein translation is MLRICSTSDDATISQIGRELGITRQGASKIVASLRDRRYVTLRPSATDAREKVVKLTPRATTFLAAQRKAARGIERQLRAEVGSEALESLYLLLEALGGGEQPRLSEYLHDSRYAELLLRQGE
- a CDS encoding oxidoreductase, which produces MDLHLSGKVAVVTGASKGIGLAITQGLADEGVIVAAGARGPSDELSQLAARAPVHPVLADLATAEGPARLVREAVDNFGGVDVLVNNVGAVRPHLDGFLSFSEDDWERSLTINFLAAVRTTRAALPHLLERGQATIVTICSVNAVLPDPTIIDYCASKAALMNFSKALSKEVGPRGVRVNTISPGPVSTALWLSDDGVAATIARATGGQAEAVAEQAATQSVTGRFTTPQEVADLVLVLASDRAGNVTGADFLIDGGLITTL
- a CDS encoding amidohydrolase family protein; protein product: MTTRLISVDSHVKIAPDAIKEGMPSKYHAAWDDAVATERAQHVRELGGIDPGVLAAGFSHEAFSNPGYHDPGERLKAMDRDGVDAEVLYSEVSAFRHYPLMREGWREASDAFNRVLLEFASADSTRLLPAYQVPLIDIGYAVKQVHALAADGARAVHIPTFPAEVGLPEYHDERYDPVWAAISETGMAISQHLGLVASLWELLRRDPTPQKAIFTSQPALRLAETIGFWILPGVLARFPDLRIVLVEPGLGWVPFYLDTLDSMAAGPYDFPAIDDKPSAYFHRQMYLTFVDDPRGLQHRHDLGVDRIMWSTDFPHPATSWPNSQTIVEKNFEGIPEDERSLVVAGNAASLYGL
- a CDS encoding CoA transferase, which gives rise to MSGVFDGLRVLDLSWGIAGPMTTMILADNGAQVTRIEPPGGDPFASQAGYRVWHRGKRSARLDLGSADGRGAFMSLASRADLVVESFSPGTAARLGVDRPTLAKDNPRLITCSITGYGHDNEHSDRPGYDGLVAARTGLLYDQRGRRGTPMEYIRGSYGPYPEFDTPEGLVRGAGRTGPIFPRTPWPSIGAMYFATLGVAAALRAREVSGEGQAVETSLLQGALAAVCLNWQRVEHPDAPLYWMWPADSRSIEGLYECADGRWVHHWTVRPSWVLGSAEGDELKPMTLDTAYRDDPDRLSMDAEGLLTGLFLHPQLAEAFKKHRSASWVQAGAEAQMGVAMVRSPAEALADEAFRADGCVVEIEDPEVGRIRHVGNVLELSDTAGPVTGPAPRSGEQTAEVLDEAATASPGAPPRGPSGRSLAHPLQGVRVLDLGLGVAGPFAGRVLADLGADVIKVHALHDGFWAGTHMGLGTNRGKRSIAVNLKDERGRAVLDRFLARADVFTTNWRPGAAARLRLDYDTLRVRFPDLVYCNTRGYEKGPRSDLPGTDQSASALTGVEWEDGACDAGNPPLWPRSNMGDTGNALLAAIAITAALYHREKTGGGQEVSTSIVNAGLLHTSYAWIHEDGEPADWGHVDGQQHGLSPFYRLYQCADDGWVFLAAVRREDREKLATAIGAPESVVHDPSSIARLLETRLRERPAKAWFATLDEAGIPVELVDETFCRNLFDDPKARAAGLVAETRAGNVGRFEDPGLLVNLSSTSGVVQRGPCMCGEHTRELLLDHGYSGAEVDALAANGVILDAPVEAR